The following is a genomic window from Rhodothermus profundi.
ACGATACGAAAGAAATCATTCGGCTGCAGAGCGTAGGATTGCAGCGAGCGCAGCAGTAAACCGGGCACGCATCCCTTCACGAGGAAAGGACCGGGTAGAAGGGGAGGAGGGATTTTTATGTCAAACCAACAGAAGGAAAGACAATGGCGGATTTAATGGCTGTGGCTAAGTTCGAGCGGCTGTTTCGCATGGCCGCTGGCTTAGACGTCGATAAAAGTGATCTGAAGCGTCTGACCGACTTTCTGCGGCAGAAGATTTATGATCTGCTGTTGGCCGCGCAGGCGACAGCCCGGGCTAACGGACGCGACGTCATTCAGGTGCATGACCTGCCCGTTACAAACGGCCTGCGCGAAAGCATCCGCGTCTTTGAAACCCTTGACACGGAGCTAGAGCTGGAACCGATTCTGGAGCATCTGGCAACGTTACCACCGCTTGATTTAGCGTACAGCTACGAAGTAGAGGCAGAGCTTCCTCGCCTGGTTGGCGCGCTCACGGTAGCGCTGGCGCGAGCGTTTAAGATTCTGGATCCCGACGTCAAAAATCCCCAGGCCTTGCACTGGGAACGGGCAATGGAGATATTTAACCTGCTGTTGTAACGCACCTGCCAGGAGTCATGAATGATCTGTTTTTCCTATTTCTCATTCTGATGAGCCTGACGCCTGCTCTGCGCCAGCAAATTTTAGAGGCGCGGCGGGCGCAGATCATGCGACGATTAGAGCAAAAGCGAGGATCTCGGGTAATCTCCCTGATTCATCGGCAGGAAACCGTTTCGTTGCTGGGCATCGGCATTCACCGATACATTTCTATCGACGATGCGGAGGAGGTGCTGCGGGCTATCCGCATGACGGATCCTGCCTGTCCAATTGATATGATCGTGCACACGCCGGGCGGTCTGGTGCTGGCTGCGGAGCAGATCGCCTGGGCACTGGCGCAGCATCCGGCCAAGGTGACGGTCTTTGTGCCGCACTATGCAATGAGTGGCGGGACGTTGCTGGCGCTGGCAGCCGACGAGATTGTCATGGATCCTTTTGCGGTGCTGGGACCTGTCGATCCGCAAATCGGTCAGCATGCAGCGGCCTCCATTGTAGCAGCCGTGCGCCGCAAGGGAGCCGGACAGGTCAGTGATGAAACCCTGATTCTGGCCGATGTAGCCGAAAAGGCACTTGGACAGGTGGCGCACAGCGTGCGGCAGTTGCTTGAACGTAAAATGCCGGCCGAGCGGGCAGCCCGGGTGGCGCACCTGCTAACCAGTGGGGTGTGGACGCACGACCATCCGCTTCGGGTGGATGATGTGCGGGCGCTCGGGTTGCCTGTCTCAACCGATATGCCTCCAGAAATTTACTCGCTCATGGCCTTGTATCCGCAGCCTACCCGCATGCGGCCGTCCGTAGAGTACGTGCCGCTTCCGTATCGCTCTGATAGACCAGCCGGACGACAGCCGTCATGATTCCCATTGGCGACGACATCCCTGAGCGGCATTACCCGTTTGTAACCTACACCCTGATCGGACTCAACGTATTCTTTTTCTTCGTAGAACTGTTGCAGGGGCCGCGCCTGGAAGCTTTCCTGTATCGCTGGGGGACGGTACCTGCCTGGATTATGAACTGGCAGGAGCAGCCTGAGGTGCTGCTAACGCTCTTTACGTCGATGTTCCTGCACGGTGGCTTTGCGCACCTGATCGGCAATATGCTCTATCTCAACGTCTATGGTAAGTCGCTGGAGGGAACGATCGGATCAGGGCGTTTTCTGGCATTTTACCTGCTCAGCGGATTGGCGGGCGGCATCGCCCATGTGCTGATGAATCCCACCAGCACAGTGCCGGCTATTGGCGCCAGTGGGGCTATTTCAGGAGTTCTGGGCGCTTACCTGGTGCTGTTTCCGCGGGCGACCGTGTTTCTGGCCGTGCCTCTGCTGTTCTTTTTTCCGATCATAGCCCTGCCTGCCGCTTTCGTACTGACGTGGTGGTTTGCGCTGCAGATTGTAGGCGGGTTGACCTCGGCCGCCTTTACGCAGGTAGGAGGAGGGGTAGCCTACTGGGCGCACATCGGTGGATTTGTAGCGGGACTGTTGCTGATCGGTCTGTTCTACTCTCGGAAACGGCGACAGCCCTTCCGTTACTACGGCGTGCCGGACCGGCGCTACTGGGCCTACTGGGAGGGGTAGGAAGGCTCCACCTTTTCCAGTTCGGCTGTTTCCTGAGCAGAAAAGCCCAGTTGGCGTGCATGTTGCGCGGCAAGAGGGGTGCGAAACAGCGAGCTGCAGGCGACGAAGGCCTGGGCTGGCCCCACAAGCACCAGTCGATCCCCAGGACGAATCTGAAAGTCGCCTCCCGGGTTGGGGATAAAACGATCGTTGCGGTAAGCGGCCAGGACGGTAATGCCATAGCGAGAGCGCAGCGCCAGTTCGGCCAGCGTGCGTCCCACAACGGGCGCGGTGGGATGCACAGTGACTTCGCGCGTGTGCAACTGGTCGCGGGTAAGCGCCGAAAGAACGTGCTGGACGTGCTCCGGATGGCGAAACGCCTGATAGTTGTCGGCGCGGAGCGCCTGAATTTCGGCAGCCACTTCTTCGGCAGAAAGGCCGTAGGCGTTGAGCACATGGGAGAATAGCCGCAACGGCGTCTCGAGCTCTTCCGGCACAACCAGATCGGCCCCGGCCTCGCGCAGCGCCTCCACGTCGCGAAGCAAACCGGCTCGTGCAATAATCCGTAAGGTGGGGTTCAGGTAGTGGGCCAGGCGCACCAGGCGTTCGGCTGCGGTGCGGTCGTCGATCAGCACTACGAGTGCCTTTGCCTGGCGGATGCCGGCGGCTTCCAGAATGGCGCGTCGGCTTGCGTCGCCCAGCAGCGTGGGCAAACCTGCTTCGCGCGCTTCGAGCACGCGGTGCGGGTCTAAATCGATGACGAGCATGGGGAGCTGAAGGGGCCGTAGCATCCAGGCCAGGTGCTGCCCGTCTCGTCCGTAGCCTACCAGAATCAGGTGGTTCTCTAAAGAAACTTCCTGGCCATCAGCCGTCAGCTCGGCCGGCAGACGAACCGGCCACCGCGCCTCCAGCCAGCGTCCCAGCCGGTGGCCGGCAGGTAGCAGAAGCGGCGTGACCAGCATGAGCAGCGTTGCCGAAGCAATGAAAAGGGCATCGCCGTCTGGCTGGCCTAGCGGTTGCAGGCCAACTTCCCGGCCCAGTCGTTCCAGCACAAAAGAGAACTCGCCGATTTGCGCCAGCCCAAGCCCGACGATAGCGGCCACGCGCGGCCCATAGCCCAGCGCGAGCACACTGGCGCCCGTAACCACTGCTTTCAGAACTCCAATGAGCAGCGCAATGCCAAACACGAGGCCGGGGTTGGTGAGCACGAAGCGTACGTCCAATAACATGCCCACCGACATAAAAAACATCGCATTGAAAACCGTGCGCAGCGGTAAGATTTCGCTGAGCGTGTGCTCGGCATAAGGGCTTTCGCTGACCACCAGGCCGGCCAGGAACGCTCCCAGGGCCAGGCTAATGCCGACCAGTCCGGTAACAAAAGCCGTCCCAAAGCAGAGCGTGACAACCGTTAGTAGAAATAGCTCGTGCCGATAGGTGCGCGCGACATAGTCGAGCAGGCGGGGAATCAATAAGCGCGCCAGTACTAGCACTACGCCAATGAGGAGCAGGGCCTTCAGCAGCGTAAAAACAACATCAGTCGCGGAGCCGCCTGCGCCTCCCATGATAGGCACCAGGAGGACCAGACCAACGGCCGCGAGATCCTGAAAAATCAAGATGGCCAGACTGGCCTGACCGGCAGCACTTCCGGTTTCGCCTCGCTCGGTCAACAGACTCATTACGAGGGCGGTGCTGCTCAGCGCTACCAGTGTTCCAGTAAAGATGGCGACGGGCCAGGACGTACCCATCAGCGCAAGCAGCAGCGCCACCAGCATCGTTGTGATACCCATTTGCAGTAGGCCCCCGCCTAACACCAGGCGACTGAGCCGGGCCAGTTTTTCCAGGCTGAATTCAACGCCAATCGAGAACAGCAGCAAAATGACGCCGATTTCGGCCATGCGGCCGATGAGCGTCTCATTCTGAACCAGGCCAATGCCTCCGGGGCCTACCAGCACGCCGGCCAGGAGAAAGCCCACCACCGGCTCTAAGCGCAGTCGATAGCAGAGGTAAGCAATGGCTGTCCCGGCGCCCAGGAGCGTAACCAGCTCGCCCAGGAAAGGCAGTTGCAGACCCGCCGCCAGCAGCATGGAAGTAACTGGATCGTTCCCTGTCTGTCAAAACACCCCAGAAACGAAGTGCCGTCATTCTGGTTCTTGGAAAGCGTGCCCGGGCCGTAACGGATTCGATATAACCCGATGGGCGACGAGTTTCGAACTACGTTAGAGCTGGCAGCGCCGGCGTCCCAGTCTGTCGACCGAGAGCTTACGGTCGAGGTGGGCTGGGTGTTAGCCGGCGCGTTTGATGAGGTAGACCGGCGAGCTCTGGCGCTGGCCCGAGCGCGTCTGGCCGAGCTGGTTACGGCATGGTTTCCGGGCTTTTGCTGGCGCTTTCCGGTTGTCTGGCGGCGAGAGTTGCGCGCAACCTCTCCTGTTGAGCCCGTTGAGTTATTGGAAGCGGCCACCGATGAACGCGATCATGGGCGCTGGGATTTTGTGCTGGTGGTCACTGCTGCGGCGCTGAAAAGTCACTACAAGCCTTTTGCACTGGGCGCCCCGTCATCGGCGCTTGACGCCGCCGTCCTCTCAACGCAGCGGCTGGATCCTATCGTGGAGGATGAACAGGTGGAGGAGTCGGAGCGGATTGAAATCATTGCGCGGCGGGTAACAGCGCTGGCAATGCATCTGCTGGGGCATCTGAACGGCCTTTCTCATCAGGATGATCCGGTCGATTTTATGTATGACCTGAAGACGGCGGCCGATCTGGACCGCATGCATCGGCTTCGCGACCGAGAACGCATGGAAAAAGCGCTGCGGGAGGTAGCGGCTGAGCGTCTGGAGGAAACGTTGGCGTATCGTCGGCCGGGATTGGCGCGCAAATGGGGGGCTCGGCTAGGATTTGGGTTACGAGTACTGGGACGTGAGTGGCGCAATATCTGGGAGGCGGTGCGGGAGGTCGAGCCGTGGCTTTTCCCCCTGCGTTTCAGTCGCCTGACGACGGCGGCTTTTTCTGCTGTGTTGTTTTTGCTCTTAACGGCAGAGGTCTGGGAGCTGGGCATGAGCCAGCCACCGCTGCGCGTTGCGCTGCTGGCCCTTCTCATACTCGCCATCACATCGCTTTACGTGCTCCAGCGCCAGCATCTACTTCGGCGGCATCGATGGGAAGTGCGTTTCAGTGAGCAGCGTACGGTGGCCGGTATGGCGGCCAGCATGGCGGTCGTGCTGGGCATGGCGACAACGTTTGTCGTCATTTTCTGTGCGGTGCTTCTGGTGAGCAGGCTGCTGTTCACGTTTCGGTTGATTGCCGGCTGGGCGGATCTGGCGCCCACCTGGCAGCACTATCTGACCTTTGCCGGCTTTGTCGCGACGCTTGCGCTGGTAGCCGGCGCGCTGGGCGCCTCTTTCGAACAAGAAGTTTACTTCCGGCATGTGCTCCTCATTGACGAGGAGACGTAAATCAGTCTTGCGCCGTGTCGATCTGGGCGCGTTGCAAGCGGCCGCTGTAGTCGATGTAGACGGTTTTGGTTTCGGTGTAGAAGTCAAATACTTCCCAGCCGCCCTCCCGGTGGCCGTTGCCGGTCTGTTTGACGCCGCCAAAGGGCAGATGAGCTTCTGCGCCAATGGTCGGGGCGTTTACGTACACGATGCCCGCTTCCAGCTCTTGAATTGCCTGAAAAGCCCGTCCAAGGTCGCGGGTATAAATAGAGGACGACAGACCGTAGCGCACGCTATTGGCTACCTCAAGGGCTTCTTCGAGCGAACTGACCTTCAGCACCGAGAGGACGGGCCCGAAGATTTCTTCCTGCGCAATGCGCATGTCGGGTTTGACGTCTACAAAGATGGTGGGCTCAAAGAAAAAGCCTTCGTCCAGGCCTGATCCGGTGGCGCGCCGGCCGCCCAGTACCAGGCGGGCTCCTTCTTGAAGCCCGAGCTCAACGTAGCGCTGCACTTTTTCAAGGGCAGCCTGGTTGATAAGCGGTCCCATGTCTGTACCTTTCTGATTGCCATCGCCGAGGCGGAGACGCCGAGCCGCGTTGCAGAGTCGTTCGACCACTTCGTCGTGCACTGCCTCATGCAGAATCAGGCGGCTGGTGGCCGTGCAGCGCTGGCCTGTGGTGCCAAAGGCGCCCCAGAGGACCCCATCAATGACGAGGTCGAGGTCGGCGTCTTCCATAACAATGAGCGGGTTTTTCCCGCCCATTTCCAGGGAGCATCGTTTATGGAGGCGGCCGCAGATTTCTCCAATGCGAGCACCCACTTCTGAAGAGCCCGTAAAGGAGATGGCCTGCACATCCGGATGCGCTACGAGAGCTGCTCCTGCTTCAGCGTCGCCGTGCACCAGGTTGATGACGCCTGGAGGCACGCCCGCTTCGATCAGGGTCTGGACGAAGAGCATGCCACTGTGGGGGGCATCTTCGCTGGGTTTGAAGACTACGGTGTTCCCGCAGGCAAGCGCCGGGAAGATCTTCCAGCTTGGCACGGCTACCGGGAAGTTCCAGGCCGTAATAACACCCACGACGCCCAGCGGCTGCCGGATGGTCATGTTGAACTTGCGGGGCAGTTCGCTGGGGACCGTGTGGCCGAAGAGGCGGCGCGTTTCGCTGGCTGCATAATAGGCCGTGTCGATGGCTTCCTGCACGTCGCCGCGCGTTTCAAAAAACGGCTTCCCCATTTCGCGCGTCATGGCGCGAGCTATCTCATTTTTGCGAGCGCGGAGCAGATCGCCGGCGCGTCGCAGGATCTCTCCCCGCTGGGGAGCGGGCAAGCGCCGCCAGGCCGGGAAGGCTGCCCGGGCAGCGGCCACGGCCTGGTCTACATCTTCTGCAGAAGAGCGAGGAAACAGACCGATCAGGTCAGACCAGCGTGCCGGATTGCGATCTTCAAACGTACGTCCTGATGCGGAGTCAACCCATGCGCCGTTGATGTAGTTGTGAAAAATCGTAGCCATAAGGAAACTTGTGGTCTGTTTGAAAGCGTTTCCGGGGTGTCCTTGAGATAAAATAGAACATTGGCGAGATCCTTGCCAGGCCATGGATACCTGCCTGTGCAAGGGGCGCCGAAAGCACGTATATTTCACCCTCACGCTTGTAAGCATGGATCGATGGAACCCATGACAGACCGTACGGCTCCGTTATCTTCACTGGAGGCGCGTCTGGCAGCCCGCGTGCGCAACGTGCCGCCCAGCGGCATTCGGCGCTTTTTTGAGATTGCCGCTACCATGGACGACGTTATCTCGCTGGGAATTGGCGAGCCCGATTTTGTTTCGCCGCCGGCTGCCATTGAGGCGGCTATTGCTTCGCTGCGGGCAGGTCAGACAGGCTATACGGCCAATGCTGGATTGATCGAGTTGCGGGAGGCGATTGCAGAGGAGTTGGCCCGGCGCTATGGCGTGCGCTACGATCCGGCGCGAGAAATTCTGGTAACGGTAGGGGTTGCGGAAGGCATTCAACTGGCCATGCTGGCGCTGGTGGAGCCCGGGGATGAGGTGTTGATTCCCGAGCCCTGTTTTGTTTCATATGGACCAACGGCTACCTTTGCGGGAGGGCGTGTGGTGTATGTGCCCACTTCAGTAGAGAATGATTTCCAGGTGACGGCAGCCGATCTGGAACCGTACATTACGCCGCGCACCAAGGTGCTCATGATCGGCTATCCGAACAATCCGACAGGGGCTGTGCTGCGTCGGAAGACGATGGAGGAGATCGGGGAGCTGGTGGTCCGGCATGATCTGTTTGTCATTTCTGATGAGATTTATGACCGATTGATTTATGGCCGTGCGTATGCAGAAGGACATGTATGCGTGCCGTCGATTCCGGGGCTTCGGGAGCGTACCGTGTTGCTGGGCGGTTTTTCAAAGGATTATGCCATGACGGGCTGGCGGATTGGGTATGCCTGTGCGCCGGAGCCCATCTTGAAGGCGATGTATAAGTTGCACCAGTATATGGTGATGAGTGCGCCTACGATGGGGCAGGTGGCAGCGCTGGCAGCACTTCGAGAGGCCCAGGAGGATGTGGAACGGATGCGTCGGGCGTACGACGAGCGTCGCCGCGTGATTGTCGATGGATTGCGGGCGGCTGGTCTGCCTACGTTTGAGCCGGAGGGGGCTTTTTATTGCTTCCCGGACATTCGTTCCACTGGATTGACGTCTGAGGAGTTTGCGCAGCGGCTGCTTCGGGAAGAGCGGGTTGCCGTAGTGCCGGGGGATGCATTTGGCCCGAGCGGAGCAGGCTACGTTCGCTGCGCCTACGCCACATCGCTGGAGCATATTCGGGAAGCGGTGCGCCGGATTCAGCGGTTTGTAGCGCGGGTGAAAGAGGAGCGTCGGGTGGAAACCTGAGCCGTGCGTTGTCGTTGTCAGCGCCGCAACAGGCATAGAACGTTTGCAGGGAGTACAAAAACCGTTATTGCAATGCAAGAAAAAATCCAAAGCCTGTTAGAGCGTGTGGACACGCTCGGGAGGTTTCTTTGACATCCCCGGGCGTAAACAGAAGATTGCCGCGCTGAATGAAGAGCGACTGGCGCCAGGCTTCTGGGACAATCCAGAGCGGGCGCGTGCTGTGGAAAAGCAGATTGCTGAAGAGGAATCCTGGGTGGCGGCGTGGGAGCGACTGCGTCGCCAGGCAGATGATGTGTTAACGCTCCTGGAGCTCCAGCAGGAAGATCCGGAAGCAGACCTCCAGGAGGAGATTGAGCGGGAAGTGGCCCGCCTGGAGCAACAGCTTGACGAGCTGGAGCTGCGCAGCTTACTGACCGATCCGGACGACCATCGTAACGCTATCCTGACCATTCATCCGGGCGCTGGGGGGACTGAAAGCCAGGACTGGGCCGAGATGCTCCTGCGCATGTACACGCGCTGGGGCGAGCGGCATGGCTATACGGTGGAGCTGCTTGAGTACCAGGCGGGGGACGTAGCGGGTATCAAGAGCGCTTCGCTGCGCATCGCCGGTCCGTATGCCTACGGCTACCTGAAAGGTGAGTCCGGCGTGCATCGGCTGGTGCGCATTTCGCCATTTGATGCAAGTGGCCGGCGGCATACGTCGTTTGCCAGCGTGTTTGTCTATCCAGAAATCGACGATACGATTGAGGTTAATATTCGCCCGGACGAAATTGAAATGCAGACGTTCCGTAGCAGTGGAAAGGGCGGGCAGAACGTCAACAAGGTGGAGACGGGCGTCCGGCTAATCTGGCGAGGAAAACTCTCAAACGGCGAAGAGGTCAAGGTGGTCGCCGAATGCACGGAGGAGCGCAGCCAGCTTCAGAATCGGCAGCGGGCCCTGACCATGCTCAAAAGTCGCATCTACCAGTTGGAACGTGAAATCCGTGAGGCGGAAAAGCGCAAACGCGAGTCTCAGAAGAAAAAGATTGAGTGGGGTAACCAGATTCGTTCGTACGTCTTTCAGCCCTACACGATGGTCAACGACCATCGCACGGAAACCAAGGTGACGGATGTGCAGGCTGTGATGGATGGAGAACTGGATCCTTTCATCCGTGCCTACCTGCTGTCGCAGGTGAACGAAGTCTCCTGACATGCCCGAGCGCTATCAGTTTGACTTTCTGGTCATCGGTAGCGGAATTGCCGGTCTGACCTTTGCTCTGCGCGTAGCCGACCACGGCTCGGTGGCCATTGTCACCAAGAAAGAAAGCGTCGAGTCGAACACGAACTACGCGCAGGGAGGCATTGCGGCCGTCATGGACGCGGCCGACTCGTTTGAGCAGCACGTGCAGGATACGTTAGAGGCAGGAGCCGGGCTGTGCGACCGCGTAGTGGTTGAGACGGTTGTGCGGGAGGGGCCCGAACGGGTACGCGAGCTCATCGCGCTCGGCGCGCAGTTTACTTATGAGCAGGGGCGGTTGCATCTCGGGCGGGAGGGCGGGCACTCCCGAAACCGTATCGTGCACGCTGCCGATGCAACAGGGCGGGAAGTGGAGCGGGTTCTGCTGGCGCGCGTGCGCGCTCACCCCAACATTCACATTTTTGAATATCACTACGCCGTTGATCTCATCACCGAACACCATCTCGGTCAATACGTCTCGCGCCTGCGGCCAGACATCCATTGTTTCGGAGCCTATGTGCTGGATGAACAGGCAGATGTCATACATACCTTTCTAGCAAAGGCTACGCTGCTTGCCACGGGAGGATCGGGACAAGTATATCTACACACCACAAACCCTCCCGTGGCGACCGGTGACGGCGTGGCCATGGCCTACCGTGCAAAGGCGCGGGTCGCCAACATGGAGTTCATTCAGTTCCATCCGACCACGCTCTTTCATCCAGAAGGGCCTCAGGAACGGTCGTTTTTGATCAGCGAGGCGGTGCGGGGAGAAGGCGCTCGGCTCTATAATCTGGCCGGAGAGCGTTTTATGCCGCACTATGACCCGCGGGCCGAATTGGCGCCCCGCGACATTGTCGCGCGGGCTATAGATGATCAGCTCAAGCGGCGGGGGGAGCCTCATGTCTGGTTGGACATTTCGCACCGGC
Proteins encoded in this region:
- a CDS encoding DUF1931 family protein gives rise to the protein MADLMAVAKFERLFRMAAGLDVDKSDLKRLTDFLRQKIYDLLLAAQATARANGRDVIQVHDLPVTNGLRESIRVFETLDTELELEPILEHLATLPPLDLAYSYEVEAELPRLVGALTVALARAFKILDPDVKNPQALHWERAMEIFNLLL
- a CDS encoding SDH family Clp fold serine proteinase, which encodes MNDLFFLFLILMSLTPALRQQILEARRAQIMRRLEQKRGSRVISLIHRQETVSLLGIGIHRYISIDDAEEVLRAIRMTDPACPIDMIVHTPGGLVLAAEQIAWALAQHPAKVTVFVPHYAMSGGTLLALAADEIVMDPFAVLGPVDPQIGQHAAASIVAAVRRKGAGQVSDETLILADVAEKALGQVAHSVRQLLERKMPAERAARVAHLLTSGVWTHDHPLRVDDVRALGLPVSTDMPPEIYSLMALYPQPTRMRPSVEYVPLPYRSDRPAGRQPS
- a CDS encoding rhomboid family intramembrane serine protease; this translates as MIPIGDDIPERHYPFVTYTLIGLNVFFFFVELLQGPRLEAFLYRWGTVPAWIMNWQEQPEVLLTLFTSMFLHGGFAHLIGNMLYLNVYGKSLEGTIGSGRFLAFYLLSGLAGGIAHVLMNPTSTVPAIGASGAISGVLGAYLVLFPRATVFLAVPLLFFFPIIALPAAFVLTWWFALQIVGGLTSAAFTQVGGGVAYWAHIGGFVAGLLLIGLFYSRKRRQPFRYYGVPDRRYWAYWEG
- a CDS encoding cation:proton antiporter domain-containing protein; this translates as MLLAAGLQLPFLGELVTLLGAGTAIAYLCYRLRLEPVVGFLLAGVLVGPGGIGLVQNETLIGRMAEIGVILLLFSIGVEFSLEKLARLSRLVLGGGLLQMGITTMLVALLLALMGTSWPVAIFTGTLVALSSTALVMSLLTERGETGSAAGQASLAILIFQDLAAVGLVLLVPIMGGAGGSATDVVFTLLKALLLIGVVLVLARLLIPRLLDYVARTYRHELFLLTVVTLCFGTAFVTGLVGISLALGAFLAGLVVSESPYAEHTLSEILPLRTVFNAMFFMSVGMLLDVRFVLTNPGLVFGIALLIGVLKAVVTGASVLALGYGPRVAAIVGLGLAQIGEFSFVLERLGREVGLQPLGQPDGDALFIASATLLMLVTPLLLPAGHRLGRWLEARWPVRLPAELTADGQEVSLENHLILVGYGRDGQHLAWMLRPLQLPMLVIDLDPHRVLEAREAGLPTLLGDASRRAILEAAGIRQAKALVVLIDDRTAAERLVRLAHYLNPTLRIIARAGLLRDVEALREAGADLVVPEELETPLRLFSHVLNAYGLSAEEVAAEIQALRADNYQAFRHPEHVQHVLSALTRDQLHTREVTVHPTAPVVGRTLAELALRSRYGITVLAAYRNDRFIPNPGGDFQIRPGDRLVLVGPAQAFVACSSLFRTPLAAQHARQLGFSAQETAELEKVEPSYPSQ
- a CDS encoding DUF2391 domain-containing protein; this translates as MGDEFRTTLELAAPASQSVDRELTVEVGWVLAGAFDEVDRRALALARARLAELVTAWFPGFCWRFPVVWRRELRATSPVEPVELLEAATDERDHGRWDFVLVVTAAALKSHYKPFALGAPSSALDAAVLSTQRLDPIVEDEQVEESERIEIIARRVTALAMHLLGHLNGLSHQDDPVDFMYDLKTAADLDRMHRLRDRERMEKALREVAAERLEETLAYRRPGLARKWGARLGFGLRVLGREWRNIWEAVREVEPWLFPLRFSRLTTAAFSAVLFLLLTAEVWELGMSQPPLRVALLALLILAITSLYVLQRQHLLRRHRWEVRFSEQRTVAGMAASMAVVLGMATTFVVIFCAVLLVSRLLFTFRLIAGWADLAPTWQHYLTFAGFVATLALVAGALGASFEQEVYFRHVLLIDEET
- a CDS encoding aldehyde dehydrogenase family protein, whose amino-acid sequence is MATIFHNYINGAWVDSASGRTFEDRNPARWSDLIGLFPRSSAEDVDQAVAAARAAFPAWRRLPAPQRGEILRRAGDLLRARKNEIARAMTREMGKPFFETRGDVQEAIDTAYYAASETRRLFGHTVPSELPRKFNMTIRQPLGVVGVITAWNFPVAVPSWKIFPALACGNTVVFKPSEDAPHSGMLFVQTLIEAGVPPGVINLVHGDAEAGAALVAHPDVQAISFTGSSEVGARIGEICGRLHKRCSLEMGGKNPLIVMEDADLDLVIDGVLWGAFGTTGQRCTATSRLILHEAVHDEVVERLCNAARRLRLGDGNQKGTDMGPLINQAALEKVQRYVELGLQEGARLVLGGRRATGSGLDEGFFFEPTIFVDVKPDMRIAQEEIFGPVLSVLKVSSLEEALEVANSVRYGLSSSIYTRDLGRAFQAIQELEAGIVYVNAPTIGAEAHLPFGGVKQTGNGHREGGWEVFDFYTETKTVYIDYSGRLQRAQIDTAQD
- a CDS encoding aminotransferase class I/II-fold pyridoxal phosphate-dependent enzyme codes for the protein MTDRTAPLSSLEARLAARVRNVPPSGIRRFFEIAATMDDVISLGIGEPDFVSPPAAIEAAIASLRAGQTGYTANAGLIELREAIAEELARRYGVRYDPAREILVTVGVAEGIQLAMLALVEPGDEVLIPEPCFVSYGPTATFAGGRVVYVPTSVENDFQVTAADLEPYITPRTKVLMIGYPNNPTGAVLRRKTMEEIGELVVRHDLFVISDEIYDRLIYGRAYAEGHVCVPSIPGLRERTVLLGGFSKDYAMTGWRIGYACAPEPILKAMYKLHQYMVMSAPTMGQVAALAALREAQEDVERMRRAYDERRRVIVDGLRAAGLPTFEPEGAFYCFPDIRSTGLTSEEFAQRLLREERVAVVPGDAFGPSGAGYVRCAYATSLEHIREAVRRIQRFVARVKEERRVET
- the prfB gene encoding peptide chain release factor 2 (programmed frameshift): MQEKIQSLLERVDTLGRFLDIPGRKQKIAALNEERLAPGFWDNPERARAVEKQIAEEESWVAAWERLRRQADDVLTLLELQQEDPEADLQEEIEREVARLEQQLDELELRSLLTDPDDHRNAILTIHPGAGGTESQDWAEMLLRMYTRWGERHGYTVELLEYQAGDVAGIKSASLRIAGPYAYGYLKGESGVHRLVRISPFDASGRRHTSFASVFVYPEIDDTIEVNIRPDEIEMQTFRSSGKGGQNVNKVETGVRLIWRGKLSNGEEVKVVAECTEERSQLQNRQRALTMLKSRIYQLEREIREAEKRKRESQKKKIEWGNQIRSYVFQPYTMVNDHRTETKVTDVQAVMDGELDPFIRAYLLSQVNEVS
- the nadB gene encoding L-aspartate oxidase — its product is MPERYQFDFLVIGSGIAGLTFALRVADHGSVAIVTKKESVESNTNYAQGGIAAVMDAADSFEQHVQDTLEAGAGLCDRVVVETVVREGPERVRELIALGAQFTYEQGRLHLGREGGHSRNRIVHAADATGREVERVLLARVRAHPNIHIFEYHYAVDLITEHHLGQYVSRLRPDIHCFGAYVLDEQADVIHTFLAKATLLATGGSGQVYLHTTNPPVATGDGVAMAYRAKARVANMEFIQFHPTTLFHPEGPQERSFLISEAVRGEGARLYNLAGERFMPHYDPRAELAPRDIVARAIDDQLKRRGEPHVWLDISHRPAEEIRRRFPNIYQTLLSYGIDMTQQPIPVVPAAHYQCGGVLTDLHGRTTIHGLYAAGEVACTGLHGANRLASNSLLEALVFARRAAEDAVQYVQAQAWRTDVPDWDDRGTERPQEWVLISHNRDELRRIMWDYVGIVRSQLRLERALRRTRLLYEETEDFYRRARLSPGLCELRNMIAVAYLIIRSAQMRRESRGLHYMLDYPEPVESERRPTLV